A single genomic interval of Daucus carota subsp. sativus chromosome 1, DH1 v3.0, whole genome shotgun sequence harbors:
- the LOC108209146 gene encoding uncharacterized protein LOC108209146 has product MSQFGELLGLSLGLQGREEGKTILEFLKERMDGVDRLERRKSLAQRLGFKGMGCCGATWGVRDSDISVMDDDDRSYDFDSGPPLTNNQTEQQAEDVESGRVDPVVSPDPGCESGAPVVAGMNLADALAAERQFRAGDEGEDGSGLSPTRPDNVPDTPLRVSLMRLLEETDGGDGEEVEEKGVVGSTGSADSVCCVCMGRKKGSAFIPCGHTFCRVCSRELWLNRGTCPLCNRQIVEILDIF; this is encoded by the coding sequence ATGAGTCAGTTTGGTGAATTGTTGGGTTTGAGTTTGGGATTGCAGGGAAGAGAAGAAGGGAAAACGATTCTTGAATTTTTGAAGGAGAGGATGGACGGTGTGGATCGATTGGAGAGACGCAAGTCACTTGCTCAACGGCTGGGATTCAAAGGGATGGGCTGTTGTGGGGCCACTTGGGGTGTACGAGATTCGGACATAAGCGTCATGGACGACGATGATCGTTCCTATGATTTTGATTCGGGCCCACCGTTGACAAACAATCAGACAGAGCAGCAGGCTGAGGATGTAGAATCGGGTCGGGTTGACCCGGTTGTCAGTCCGGATCCGGGTTGTGAAAGTGGAGCTCCGGTCGTGGCGGGGATGAATTTAGCGGATGCGTTGGCCGCCGAACGGCAATTCCGGGCGGGTGACGAGGGAGAAGACGGGTCGGGTTTGAGTCCGACCCGACCCGATAATGTGCCGGATACGCCGTTGAGGGTGTCGTTGATGAGACTGTTGGAAGAAACGGACGGCGGAGATGGGGAGGAGGTGGAAGAGAAAGGGGTGGTGGGGTCCACGGGGAGTGCGGATTCAGTGTGCTGCGTGTGCATGGGAAGGAAGAAAGGATCGGCGTTTATACCATGTGGCCATACTTTTTGTAGGGTGTGCTCGAGGGAGCTGTGGTTGAATCGAGGGACGTGTCCTCTTTGCAACCGTCAGATCGTTGAAATTCTTGATATTTTCTGA